A genomic segment from Candidatus Acidiferrales bacterium encodes:
- a CDS encoding GspH/FimT family pseudopilin, translating to MIQASFFQDEERQRNFSGASGYSLAEMLLVVAFVVILAAMAVVNLMSARQGIRAENAFQTVVGQLRLAREIAVDQRQDVLVTFTLPNTFTIQRIDTVNNNVVLLNTDVLPTDFQFMSIPTMPDTPDGFGNAAPVMFGNAPAIRFRADGTGVDANLAPVNGSVFFGAPGQIQTMRAVTVLGATGRIRGYRWTGSQWS from the coding sequence ATGATCCAAGCAAGCTTTTTCCAAGATGAAGAAAGGCAGCGGAACTTCTCGGGAGCTAGCGGCTATTCCCTGGCGGAGATGCTACTGGTGGTCGCTTTCGTAGTCATCCTGGCGGCGATGGCGGTGGTCAATCTGATGTCGGCCCGGCAAGGCATCCGCGCCGAAAACGCATTCCAGACCGTGGTCGGCCAACTGCGGCTGGCGAGAGAAATTGCTGTGGACCAACGACAAGATGTGCTGGTCACATTTACTTTGCCTAACACGTTCACCATCCAGCGCATTGATACGGTAAACAACAACGTGGTGCTCTTGAACACTGACGTCTTGCCGACCGATTTCCAATTCATGTCCATCCCGACCATGCCCGACACTCCGGACGGCTTTGGCAATGCTGCTCCGGTGATGTTCGGTAATGCGCCAGCGATTCGGTTCCGCGCCGACGGTACCGGGGTGGACGCCAACCTGGCACCGGTCAATGGGAGTGTGTTTTTCGGCGCTCCCGGTCAGATACAAACCATGCGGGCGGTGACCGTGTTGGGTGCCACCGGACGGATTCGCGGCTACCGCTGGACAGGTTCTCAATGGAGTTAG
- a CDS encoding iron-containing alcohol dehydrogenase, whose amino-acid sequence MHWEENLFPVIYGRGLAREMDRIAAPPYLVVTMAEIWPRLQTHFPSRAAQPFFVSSVQWDVLHSATQSLPPVRAIVGAGGGAAMDAAKFFAWMRGLPLYQLPTILSADAAFGHRAAVRHNRRVEYVGWAVPEAVFLDFDLIRSAPPGMNRAGASNALAIHTALFDWDLATRRGLAGNWTWDPALAERAREFLEELRKHLGEIRAVSESGIRALAEALRWTGGIVACIGWNPRPVEGSEHLFFYALEALTGRSYLHGEAVGLGIALMAMLQENEPDRILGDLKAAGLRVHPAWFGVTWPTVREVMAKLRGYCQRENMLYSILHEADITEKFLNEAEQKISALFPPP is encoded by the coding sequence ATGCACTGGGAAGAAAATCTGTTTCCGGTTATTTACGGTCGGGGCCTGGCCCGCGAAATGGATCGCATCGCCGCGCCACCCTATCTGGTCGTCACCATGGCCGAGATCTGGCCGCGGCTGCAAACGCACTTTCCCTCGCGAGCGGCGCAGCCCTTTTTTGTGAGTTCGGTGCAATGGGACGTGCTGCACTCGGCCACGCAGAGCCTGCCGCCGGTGCGCGCCATCGTAGGGGCGGGCGGCGGAGCGGCCATGGATGCCGCGAAATTTTTCGCGTGGATGCGTGGCCTCCCGCTCTACCAGTTGCCGACCATCCTCTCCGCCGACGCCGCTTTCGGCCATCGCGCTGCCGTCCGCCACAACCGCCGCGTGGAATACGTCGGCTGGGCGGTGCCGGAGGCCGTCTTTCTCGACTTTGATCTGATTCGCTCGGCGCCACCCGGGATGAATCGCGCCGGGGCTTCCAACGCCCTGGCCATCCACACCGCGCTCTTTGATTGGGACCTGGCCACCCGCCGGGGCTTGGCCGGGAATTGGACGTGGGATCCAGCGCTGGCCGAACGCGCCCGGGAATTTCTCGAGGAGTTGCGCAAGCACCTGGGAGAGATTCGCGCCGTATCCGAGTCCGGCATCCGGGCGCTGGCTGAGGCGTTGCGGTGGACGGGCGGCATTGTCGCCTGCATCGGCTGGAATCCGCGCCCGGTGGAAGGTTCCGAGCACCTCTTCTTCTACGCTCTGGAAGCGCTCACCGGCCGGAGCTACCTCCACGGCGAGGCGGTTGGCCTGGGCATCGCGCTGATGGCCATGCTCCAAGAGAACGAGCCGGATCGCATCCTGGGAGATTTGAAGGCAGCCGGTCTGCGCGTCCATCCGGCCTGGTTTGGAGTCACCTGGCCAACGGTGCGCGAGGTGATGGCCAAGCTGCGCGGCTACTGCCAGAGAGAGAACATGCTGTATAGCATCCTCCACGAAGCCGACATCACCGAGAAATTCCTTAACGAGGCCGAGCAGAAGATCTCGGCCCTGTTCCCGCCACCGTAG
- a CDS encoding nuclear transport factor 2 family protein, translating into MTDTARQILRIERQQVADFNRGRIPALLRSFDPSFVGFSSTRHPRIAGRNALSRTFHFYLKQAPKLAYSIVQPRVQVYGRAAVATFYWKVRLGKRSINGRGSHVYVKKPAGWRIVHEHFSRAH; encoded by the coding sequence ATGACCGACACCGCGCGCCAAATTCTTCGCATCGAACGCCAGCAGGTGGCCGATTTCAATCGGGGGAGGATTCCTGCTTTGTTGCGCTCCTTTGATCCAAGTTTTGTTGGCTTTTCTTCCACGCGACACCCCCGGATTGCCGGGCGAAATGCCCTGAGCAGGACATTTCATTTCTATCTCAAGCAAGCGCCGAAACTGGCCTACTCCATCGTCCAACCGCGCGTGCAGGTGTATGGCCGGGCGGCGGTGGCGACGTTCTACTGGAAAGTGCGGCTCGGTAAGCGCTCCATCAACGGCCGGGGCAGCCATGTCTATGTGAAAAAACCGGCCGGGTGGCGCATCGTCCACGAGCATTTTTCCCGCGCGCATTGA
- a CDS encoding sigma-54 dependent transcriptional regulator yields the protein MGGDANPGVSGKTVRFLFVDDEPAIREMCQRAATQTGYPHLLASRASEALAILAEQPMDVVFTDLRMPDIDGIALLREIKARYPDILVVVMTGYGTVETAVEAMRAGAYDYIVKPLQKDDLTLAMERVATTAGLVTENRALREQASGTFFGLVGRSRPMQEIFQAIVRLGPSNCPVLVQGETGTGKELVALALHQNSQHAQGRFVAVDCGALPGNLIESELFGYVRGAFTGADRSREGLLRKADGGTLFLDEIGDLPLEAQAKLLRALQEKEVRPLGSDTAVPTDFRLIAATHYDLAAAVAQGGFRQDLYFRIDVGRLSLPPLRDRCEDIPALVEYFLNLYGDPGRPISGISEEALAVLQNHPWPGNVRELENCVRRCLVAASGTIEAEDVRRALAAPQPMLSSEPTVRLSDLERNTILKTLEATAGDKSAAARRLGIGRATLYRKLSRFKES from the coding sequence ATGGGTGGAGATGCCAATCCCGGTGTTTCGGGAAAGACCGTCCGTTTCCTTTTTGTGGATGACGAGCCGGCCATACGGGAGATGTGCCAGCGGGCGGCGACTCAGACCGGCTACCCGCACCTGCTCGCCAGCCGCGCCAGCGAGGCCCTGGCCATTCTCGCCGAGCAGCCCATGGACGTCGTCTTCACCGATTTGCGCATGCCGGACATTGACGGCATCGCCTTACTGCGAGAAATCAAGGCGCGCTACCCGGATATCCTGGTGGTGGTCATGACCGGCTACGGTACGGTGGAAACCGCGGTCGAGGCCATGCGCGCCGGCGCTTACGATTACATCGTTAAACCTTTGCAAAAGGATGATCTGACACTGGCGATGGAACGCGTGGCCACCACCGCCGGGCTGGTCACCGAAAATCGCGCCTTGCGGGAACAGGCGAGCGGAACCTTTTTTGGGCTGGTGGGCCGTTCCCGGCCGATGCAAGAGATTTTCCAGGCGATTGTTCGTCTCGGCCCCAGCAACTGTCCCGTCCTGGTGCAAGGCGAGACGGGAACGGGCAAGGAACTGGTGGCGCTGGCGCTCCACCAAAATAGCCAGCATGCCCAGGGACGTTTTGTCGCCGTGGACTGCGGGGCGCTGCCGGGAAACCTCATTGAAAGCGAACTGTTCGGCTACGTTCGCGGCGCCTTCACCGGCGCCGACCGCAGCCGCGAGGGGTTGCTGAGAAAAGCCGATGGCGGCACGCTCTTTCTCGACGAAATTGGTGACCTCCCGCTCGAAGCCCAGGCAAAACTCTTGCGAGCACTCCAGGAGAAAGAAGTCCGGCCGCTCGGAAGCGACACGGCGGTGCCGACCGACTTTCGCCTGATCGCCGCGACGCACTACGACCTGGCCGCCGCTGTGGCGCAGGGCGGATTTCGCCAGGACCTCTACTTCCGCATTGACGTGGGCCGGCTGTCGCTGCCGCCGTTGCGCGACCGGTGCGAAGACATTCCGGCGCTGGTGGAGTACTTCTTGAATCTCTACGGGGATCCGGGCCGGCCCATCTCCGGTATCAGCGAAGAGGCGCTGGCAGTGCTCCAGAATCACCCCTGGCCGGGCAACGTCCGGGAACTGGAGAACTGTGTGCGGCGCTGCCTGGTGGCGGCGAGCGGTACGATTGAAGCCGAGGATGTCCGCCGGGCGCTGGCCGCTCCGCAACCCATGCTCTCTTCGGAACCGACGGTCCGGCTTTCCGACCTTGAGCGCAACACGATCCTGAAGACGCTTGAGGCGACGGCCGGAGATAAATCGGCGGCTGCCCGCCGGCTGGGCATTGGCCGCGCCACCCTTTATCGCAAGCTGAGTCGCTTCAAGGAATCTTAG
- a CDS encoding isoprenylcysteine carboxylmethyltransferase family protein: protein MSKKTAVGFLAQFIVWGLLLFGWGLDDLRGFFSHPARLGLLAVAVLGMAAVLVSRLDFDPFRKGEKPVGGQRWMLAVFVTITLLSAWFMPFGDRRGLLVFADADAVRYIGLALNASGGATRLLGVWTLGRQFSAYVTLQKNHRLVQTGIYRFVRHPMYLGVLLAFPGSALVFRSLLVIPLFVICAVLLGARIAQEEKLLAEHFGAEFEAYRRRTWRLLPYLY, encoded by the coding sequence ATGAGCAAAAAAACCGCCGTCGGATTCCTGGCGCAGTTCATTGTCTGGGGCCTCCTTTTATTCGGCTGGGGCCTGGATGACCTCCGCGGCTTCTTCTCCCATCCCGCGCGCCTCGGACTGCTCGCAGTGGCCGTCCTGGGCATGGCTGCTGTCCTGGTGTCTCGTCTGGACTTCGACCCTTTTCGCAAAGGGGAAAAGCCGGTAGGCGGCCAGCGCTGGATGCTGGCCGTGTTCGTGACCATAACGCTCTTGTCGGCCTGGTTCATGCCCTTTGGAGACCGTCGGGGCCTGCTTGTGTTCGCCGACGCTGATGCGGTGCGCTACATCGGCTTGGCGTTGAACGCGAGCGGAGGGGCCACACGACTCTTGGGAGTTTGGACGCTGGGCAGGCAATTCAGCGCCTATGTGACCCTTCAAAAAAATCACCGACTCGTCCAAACCGGCATCTACCGCTTCGTCCGCCACCCAATGTACCTGGGGGTCTTGCTGGCATTTCCCGGATCGGCGCTGGTGTTTCGCAGCCTGCTGGTGATTCCGTTGTTTGTGATCTGTGCCGTCTTGCTCGGAGCGCGCATTGCTCAGGAGGAAAAGCTGCTTGCCGAGCATTTCGGCGCCGAGTTCGAAGCCTACCGCCGCCGCACGTGGCGGCTGCTCCCGTACCTCTATTGA
- a CDS encoding MBL fold metallo-hydrolase: protein MLIRFWGVRGSTPTPQKENLGYGGNTACVELRPKSGALFIFDCGTGIRALGHRLSREFGRRPIRGLIFLSHYHWDHIHGIPFFLPLYHRANAFIFHSFPSPGGDVRRVLEGQMTNPYFPVDMSTMAAERRFFELAEGRVSYDKVAVSCRPLHHPQGCLGFRVEAEGKVVVYATDNEPGDAIGDRNLRELAQGADILIYDAQYTPEEYRKRKQTWGHSTWREGVRVVRDAGVKQLILFHHDPDHNDRAIDSILAQTRKQFRNTLAAFEGMVLKL, encoded by the coding sequence ATGCTGATACGGTTTTGGGGGGTGCGGGGTTCCACTCCAACACCGCAAAAGGAAAATCTTGGCTATGGCGGAAATACCGCCTGCGTCGAGCTACGCCCCAAGTCCGGCGCGCTTTTCATCTTTGACTGCGGCACCGGCATCCGGGCGCTGGGGCACCGGCTGAGTCGCGAGTTCGGCCGCCGGCCCATCCGCGGGCTGATTTTCCTGAGCCACTATCATTGGGATCATATCCACGGCATCCCTTTTTTCCTGCCCCTCTACCACCGCGCCAATGCCTTCATCTTCCATTCCTTCCCTTCGCCCGGCGGCGACGTGCGTCGCGTGCTCGAAGGGCAGATGACGAACCCGTATTTCCCGGTGGACATGTCCACCATGGCGGCCGAACGGCGATTTTTTGAACTGGCCGAGGGCCGCGTGAGCTACGACAAGGTGGCCGTCAGTTGCCGGCCGCTCCATCATCCTCAGGGCTGCCTCGGCTTCCGCGTCGAGGCGGAGGGCAAGGTGGTCGTCTATGCCACCGACAACGAGCCGGGCGACGCCATCGGCGACCGCAACCTCCGCGAACTGGCTCAAGGTGCCGACATCCTCATCTACGACGCCCAATATACCCCCGAGGAATATCGCAAGCGGAAACAGACCTGGGGCCACAGCACCTGGCGGGAGGGCGTGCGCGTCGTGCGCGACGCCGGCGTCAAACAGCTTATCCTCTTCCACCACGACCCGGACCACAATGACCGCGCCATTGATTCCATCCTTGCCCAAACCCGCAAGCAGTTTCGTAATACTTTGGCCGCCTTCGAAGGAATGGTCTTGAAATTGTAG
- a CDS encoding ROK family protein — MAEWIAGIDIGGTKIAAGLVDAKGTLYRRLSIPTLAERGAETSLAQVFSAIEQILRQCPATDRVFGTGLGAPGPVHAATGRVINPPNLPGWHDVPLKKLVEERFSLPARLDNDANAAGLAEVLWGAGKGFPHVFYVTVSTGIGTGIILDRKIYHGKQGYAGEGGHVTIAYDSLVRCECGNRGCVEALASGPAMARRLREKIRAGEAWTPILREEAKADPERITAELIGRAAARGDRLALEVVRETGELLGIWLASMISLLDPEAIVIGGGVAQMGEPLFSVIRSVIPERTINRAAAACPILPAQLVADVGIYGAASLFLADG; from the coding sequence ATGGCCGAGTGGATTGCCGGAATCGACATCGGTGGAACAAAGATCGCCGCCGGATTGGTGGACGCGAAGGGCACGCTCTACCGCCGCCTGAGCATCCCAACGCTCGCTGAGCGGGGCGCAGAAACAAGCCTAGCGCAGGTTTTTTCCGCGATCGAACAAATATTGCGGCAATGCCCCGCCACGGATCGCGTTTTCGGAACCGGTCTGGGTGCGCCAGGACCGGTCCACGCGGCCACCGGCCGGGTCATCAATCCGCCCAACTTGCCCGGCTGGCACGATGTGCCGCTCAAGAAGCTGGTCGAAGAGCGATTCTCTCTCCCGGCGCGACTCGATAACGATGCCAACGCCGCCGGCCTGGCTGAAGTCCTTTGGGGCGCCGGCAAGGGATTCCCCCATGTTTTCTACGTGACAGTGAGCACCGGCATCGGGACAGGCATCATCCTCGACCGAAAAATCTACCACGGCAAGCAGGGCTACGCCGGCGAGGGCGGGCACGTCACGATTGCCTACGACAGTCTGGTGCGCTGTGAATGCGGCAATCGAGGTTGCGTTGAAGCGCTGGCCTCGGGGCCGGCCATGGCGCGGCGCCTGCGCGAAAAAATTCGCGCCGGCGAAGCCTGGACGCCGATCCTTCGCGAAGAAGCCAAGGCCGATCCCGAGCGCATCACCGCTGAACTGATTGGCCGGGCAGCGGCCAGGGGCGACCGACTGGCGCTCGAGGTGGTGCGCGAAACCGGCGAGCTCCTGGGCATCTGGCTTGCCTCGATGATCAGCCTGCTCGACCCGGAAGCCATCGTCATTGGCGGCGGAGTGGCTCAAATGGGCGAGCCGCTCTTTAGCGTCATCCGGTCGGTGATCCCGGAGCGCACCATCAATCGCGCTGCGGCCGCTTGCCCGATCTTGCCCGCTCAACTGGTGGCCGACGTCGGCATCTACGGCGCAGCCAGCCTTTTCCTGGCCGATGGGTAG
- a CDS encoding ATP-binding protein — translation MDEQAKRPWISWIDVLWLAFLFGLALLRPLTLVSKQVTLLAIGVFQIVERNLPFFSEDRRGPHLSVAVKLALALLLIHVTGGIESSYYLIVYVPVATAAMLFGILGTLVWTAVISSSYLAFLPIALRHSELSPEGARELAIRVLFFFLAAVLVNRFVGENKEQAERYRCLAEALKATNRELERVQAEARRSERLAALGQLSAGLAHELRNPLGVIKGSAETLAQRLAEAGPLEKELCSYISSEVNRLNAIVGRFLEFARPSQLQLQREEVEGVVERALETAQAQKPQNTIEMVRNYGKNLPPVMLDPDLCEKVFLNLARNALDAMPEGGRLTVTTARTSLDGRDGIEVVVEDTGVGIAPENLEQIFNPFFTTKPDGVGLGLSIVSKIVDDHRGQIRVTSEPGRSSRFTVFLPLGD, via the coding sequence ATGGACGAACAAGCCAAGCGACCATGGATTTCTTGGATTGATGTTCTCTGGCTGGCGTTTCTTTTCGGGCTGGCGTTGCTGCGCCCGCTCACGCTCGTCAGCAAGCAGGTCACTTTACTGGCCATTGGTGTGTTCCAAATCGTTGAGCGCAATCTGCCTTTTTTTTCCGAAGACCGCCGGGGACCGCACCTGAGTGTCGCCGTGAAGCTGGCGCTGGCCTTGCTTCTCATCCACGTGACCGGCGGCATCGAATCGAGCTACTACCTCATTGTTTATGTGCCGGTCGCCACCGCGGCCATGCTGTTTGGCATCCTGGGCACGCTCGTTTGGACGGCCGTGATTTCATCGAGCTACCTGGCCTTCTTGCCCATTGCCCTCCGGCACTCCGAACTCAGCCCCGAAGGCGCGAGAGAACTTGCCATCCGGGTTCTCTTCTTTTTCCTGGCCGCGGTTCTGGTCAACCGCTTCGTGGGGGAAAACAAAGAGCAGGCGGAGCGTTACCGGTGCCTGGCGGAAGCGCTCAAGGCGACGAACCGGGAACTCGAGCGGGTGCAGGCGGAGGCGCGCCGGTCGGAGCGCCTGGCCGCGCTCGGACAGCTCTCGGCCGGGCTGGCTCACGAACTGCGCAATCCTCTCGGCGTCATCAAGGGTTCCGCCGAAACTCTGGCCCAGCGGCTGGCCGAGGCGGGCCCGCTCGAAAAGGAGCTCTGCAGCTATATCTCGAGCGAGGTCAACCGGCTGAACGCGATCGTGGGTCGCTTCTTGGAATTTGCCCGACCCAGCCAGCTCCAGTTGCAGCGCGAGGAAGTGGAGGGGGTGGTGGAGCGAGCGCTCGAAACCGCTCAGGCACAGAAGCCGCAAAACACGATTGAGATGGTTCGCAACTATGGAAAGAACTTGCCGCCTGTCATGCTGGACCCGGACCTGTGCGAAAAGGTTTTTTTGAACTTGGCGCGGAATGCCCTGGACGCCATGCCGGAGGGAGGGAGATTGACGGTGACGACGGCCCGGACCAGCCTGGACGGGCGCGATGGCATCGAAGTAGTGGTGGAAGACACCGGCGTGGGCATCGCCCCGGAAAACCTAGAGCAGATCTTCAATCCGTTTTTTACCACCAAACCCGACGGCGTCGGGCTGGGACTTTCCATTGTGTCGAAGATCGTGGACGACCATCGCGGGCAGATACGCGTCACAAGCGAGCCGGGCCGCAGCAGCCGGTTCACGGTATTCTTGCCGCTCGGAGACTGA